A segment of the Pseudoalteromonas sp. DL-6 genome:
GGAGGACCGAACCCACTAACGTTGAAAAGTTAGGGGATGACCTGTGGTTAGGAGTGAAAGGCTAATCAAACCGGGAGATAGCTGGTTCTCCCCGAAATCTATTTAGGTAGAGCCTCGGACGAATACTTACGGGGGTAGAGCACTGTTAAGGCTAGGGGGTCATCCCGACTTACCAACCCTTTGCAAACTCCGAATACCGTAAAGTAATATCCGGGAGACACACGGCGGGTGCTAACGTCCGTCGTGAAGAGGGAAACAACCCAGACCGCCAGCTAAGGTCCCAAAGTCATAGTTAAGTGGGAAACGATGTGGAAAGGCCCAGACAGCCAGGAGGTTGGCTTAGAAGCAGCCATCCTTTAAAGAAAGCGTAATAGCTCACTGGTCGAGTCGGTCTGCGCGGAAGATGTAACGGGGCTAAACTATGCACCGAAGCTGCGGATTCAGAATTTATTCTGAGTGGTAGGGGAGCGTTCTGTAAGCGGTTGAAGGTGTACCGGGAGGTATGCTGGACGTATCAGAAGTGCGAATGCTGACATGAGTAACGATAATGCGGGTGAAAAACCCGCACGCCGGAAGACCAAGGGTTCCTATCCCATGTTAATCAGGGTAGGGTAAGTCGACCCCTAAGGCGAGGCCGAAAGGCGTAGTCGATGGGAAACGGATTAATATTTCCGTACTTGGTATAATTGCGATGGGGGGACGGAGCAGGCTAAGCAAGCATGGCGATGGTAGTCCATGTGAAAGTGTGTAGGCTAGTGACTTAGGTAAATCCGGGTTACTGTTAGGCTGAGACACGAGACGAGTCACCAAGGTGATGAAGTTGCTGATGCCATACTTCCAGGAAAAGCCTCTAAGCTTCAGATTATACCGAATCGTACCCCAAACCGACACAGGTGGTCAGGTAGAGAATACTAAGGCGCTTGAGAGAACTCGGGTGAAGGAACTAGGCAAAATCGTACCGTAACTTCGGGAGAAGGTACGCTCCGATTGGTGATGAGACTTGCTCTCTAAGCTGATTGGAGCCGCAGTGACCAGGTGGCTGGGACTGTTTATTAAAAACACAGCACTGTGCAAAATCGCAAGATGACGTATACGGTGTGACACCTGCCCGGTGCCGGAAGGTTAATTGATGGGGTTATCTTCGGAGAAGCTCTTGATCGAAGCCCCGGTAAACGGCGGCCGTAACTATAACGGTCCTAAGGTAGCGAAATTCCTTGTCGGGTAAGTTCCGACCTGCACGAATGGTGTAACCATGGCCACGCTGTCTCCACCCGAGACTCAGTGAAATTGAAATCGCAGTGAAGATGCTGTGTACCCGCGGCTAGACGGAAAGACCCCGTGAACCTTTACTACAGCTTGGCACTGAACATTGAACCTACATGTGTAGGATAGGTGGGAGACTTAGAAGCAGAGACGCTAGTTTTTGTGGAGTCGTCCTTGAAATACCACCCTTGTAGTTTTGATGTTCTAACGTTGGCCCCTGAATCGGGGTTACGGACAGTGCCTGGTGGGTAGTTTGACTGGGGCGGTCTCCTCCCAAAGAGTAACGGAGGAGCACGAAGGTTGGCTAAGTACGGTCGGACATCGTACGGTTAGTGTAATGGTAGAAGCCAGCTTAACTGCGAGACAGACACGTCGAGCAGGTACGAAAGTAGGTCATAGTGATCCGGTGGTTCTGAATGGAAGGGCCATCGCTCAACGGATAAAAGGTACTCCGGGGATAACAGGCTGATACCGCCCAAGAGTTCATATCGACGGCGGTGTTTGGCACCTCGATGTCGGCTCATCACATCCTGGGGCTGAAGTCGGTCCCAAGGGTATGGCTGTTCGCCATTTAAAGTGGTACGCGAGCTGGGTTTAGAACGTCGTGAGACAGTTCGGTCCCTATCTGCCGTGGGCGTTTGAGAATTGAGAGGGGTTGCTCCTAGTACGAGAGGACCGGAGTGAACGAACCGCTGGTGTTCGGGTTGTCATGCCAATGGCATTGCCCGGTAGCTACGTTCGGAACTGATAAGCGCTGAAAGCATCTAAGCGCGAAGCAGGCCTCGAGATGAGTTCTCACTAGACTTTTAAAGTCTCTGAAGGGCCGTTGAAGACTACAACGTTGATAGGCAAGATGTGGAAGTGGTGTGAGCCATTAAGCTAACTTGTACTAATTACCCGTGAGGCTTAACCATACAACGCCAAACGCGTTTTATGTGATAGTGAAACAAGCGAAGAAGTTAATATAACTAAAGTAGATACTAGAAGACTTTATTATCAGAATTCCAAATTTTAGTTAGTGCGTAGCGATACGGACTGACACCAAATTTGCTTGGTGACAATAGCGTTTTGGACCCACCTGACCCCATGCCGAACTCAGTAGTGAAATGAAACAGCGCCGATGATAGTGTAGCATTTGCTATGTGAAAGTAGGACATTACCAGGCTCCAAATACAAGAAAGCCCGACTCGAAAGAGCCGGGCTTTTTTACGTCTGCAGAAAAGTGAAAAACAAAGGTAAAAGGCATTAGGTTAAAAGCAAAAGAATAACAGCCTAAAGCCATCTCCATGCCTTTATTATGGCTATCAACGCTGTCCCAGAAGAACATTCTGCTTTGTCGCTATAAAAGTAGAGTACTTAAAACAGCCCATAGGCTTCAGTTTCTTGTTCTGGTGCGTTGTCAGGTGTTTCAAGATCTTTGGGCTTAAATATTGCGCTAGGATCAATAAGCACACTGTGTTTATCAGCAAGCTTAATTAGACCATACATCATGTTTCTTGTTTGGGGGTCAATATCAAAACCAACTTCAGTGAGCTTATCCAGAGGTTTAATATCTTCTTTTTTATATTCAATATTATCTTCCACCTTATCAACTAACAGGCCTACATGAGGGGTCATTCCATCTTTGGTGGTAAAAACAATAATAGGTTTATAATCTAAGGTGATTTGCTCTATTGCAGAGTCAAATAAACGCTCTAGGTGAATAAGTTCATGCCGTCTTATAATCTCAAGTTGGGTGCTAACTTGTTTACTGTTGCCTTGTTTGTATGCACTTATCGCACTTGTCAATTTGTGTAGAAGCGATTTAAACGGTTCGTCAAAGCGTGACATTGTATTTTTTAGTTCGTCGTTATCCGTTTTAAACTCTGTATAAAACTGTTCAAAATCAGCAAGCTCATATTGACTCGCCTTTAACGAGTTTTGCGAAACCAGTAACTCCTGCTCTAACTTATTAAACCAAGCCATTAGTTGTTTTTGCCAGGATTTAAGCTGCTTTAAAGCATCTAAATTACTGTGCTCAGTAGAGACTCCATTTAGAATGATTCCTAGGTCAAATACAGGGGTTGGGATCCCCATATAGTCTTTTACACCTAAAAAGCTTTTATTGTCGTTAGGTAATACCGTGAGGTTATTATTAAATTGTTCCGTTAATAAGATATCAAGAATCTTAAGTGAAATGGTTTTATAACCCACTTTAAAGTTAATTAAGTCCATAGTTTCCTCACATACTTAGTTTGTATATTAAGGATAGAACAATATTTGGAAGGTACTTATTTATTCACATAATAAGATCGATATACATTACGCTTATTTTGATTTTCAATATCAAGAAAAAGCTTTTTGACTATTTTATCATTTATTAACAGTGAATTAAGTTCTTTCATTAGGCAAGAGCGTTTAAGCGGTAATTTGCAGTTTTCTGCTGCTCTACTAAATGCCATCGCGTTAATATAACCTTCAAAATGAAGGCGATTGGGTTTTGTAATCTTGTTTACCAGCATATCGGCTAAAAACTCATTACAAAAATCATCATTACAAGTAAGTGGGTTAGGAACAATTTCTGTCACCATAATACTTGAGGGAGTAGTCACCTCATCAAATAAATCAGAACTAGGTACAAAAGAAACACTGGTATAGTCTGGGGTAAAATTCTTCGCATGTGCACTGTTTATAAACTCACCAAGTGGTGCATAGGTACCAACTAAACAGATAGCTGTCACTCCACTAGCTTGCAAAGTATTCAGCGCTGATTCCACATCATGGCTGTTACGTTGATAACGCGCGACTTTAACGGGAGACAGATCATACTTAGCTAACTCTTTTCTCAGCCCTGATTCTACATACAAGCCAAACTCATCCGCTTGAATAAATAGCCCTATTTTTGTATGTTTACGTTCCTCTACTAGGTATTTAATTTGTTCTGCCGCCTCGTCATTATAGCTGGCTCTTAAATTAAAGACGTTAGCGCGTGATTTTTCATATAGAAAGCTTGCCCCACTAAAAGGCATTAAAAACGGAACTTGTGATTGTTCCAGTAAAGGTATAATGGCATGACTGGTTGGAGTGCCCATGGCCCCGAAAAGTGCATCAACCTTGTCGGAATAGATAAAGGTACGGGTATTATTAACGGTTTGTTTTGGCTCATAGTTGTCGTTAGCAACCAAAAGCAATATCTGAGCGCCGTTTATACCGCCAGCATTATTGAGCTTATTAAAGTAAACACTACTGCCTTTATGTAATTGTTGGCCAATATTTTGAGCCGGCCCACTAAGCGCCGTAGACATGCCTAGTTTAATTACTTTGCTATTATCTTGCTCTGCATAGGCTAAAGGCTGCCCCAAGGCGAATGCAATGAAGGTAATACTAAGGTGTATTATTATGCGAAATGCGCTCATACCAGTTATTTACAGCCTTTTTAATTAATGCATTAAATGACTTTGTGCCATTTAAACCTAACTCAATTTGGATATTTTTAGGTGTCCAATTCTGTAATATTAGCCTAATAAAAACAGATTGGAAATTATCCTCATCATTTGGCAAGCTAAGAGGAGATGCCCAAAAACTCCGCCATAGAAGAGGTTTAATATTAAAGAGCTGATAGTCACTTGCTAACATGGATTTTAATCTTGATTGATCGGCTATGCTGTTGGTATGAGTATTAAAGCATGAGACAATTTTTGCGACTAATTTACAATCAAGCTGGCTAAAGTGGCTGAGCAATTGCAAAGGAAAATCAGCTTCGAACTGAGCTGTTAATCGCTCTTGTAGCTGGTCACTGTTGGTTAAGCTTTTAACAACTAATGCGCTATGTTCGCCGGTTGCCTTATCTTTTTGAAAACCCAATTTTACTAAATTAAAGTCATTTTTTTGCCAAAAACTAAGTAACTGTGCATTAGCCCCAAAGCTGGCACCCAACCAATCACACTCAGTTTGCAATTGTTGCTCACAGTACTTTAGTAATTGTGTTCCTAATTGTTTATTATGCAGCTCTGGGTCTATGGCAATTCGCACTACGCGAGCACAGTGTTGTTTTAATACCTCAGCGTTAAAGCTTAATTGTGCAAGGCTTTGCGCCATTAAATGTCCTTGAGGGCGGCGCTTACCTTGCGCTACTTCATTACTCAACGATGTATTAAAGCCACCCTCTATCGCAACTAAACACAGACCAAGAATATTATCACCTTGTTGGCAAATAAATAGGCGTTGCCCTGCGGCATCTAGTAAATGGCGCAAATCATTCACACTGGTTTGATAATGTGCCAATGTAAGCAAACCAATAACTTGATGAAGCAGTGTCTCGTTGCTAGCAAGTTGATTTGCTTGCACATGCTTAAATTGCAAAGGAGCATTATTCAAACTAGTGCTGTGGTGTTCTGCATCTAAAGCTAAGAGTGTGCGAAGGTGCTGCTCTAAAGGATCATGTTTTGCAAAACGGATAGGCTGTTCAAGGTTAATGCTACGCATGTTCTTAAAATGCGTTTTGAGGTAACGAGTAAACTTTAAAATATAACCGCGACCATTGCCTTCATAGCCAACCATAGTGCTTGAAAATACCACGCGAGGATATAGGTGAAGTATTTTTATAAGGATCGGTACAGGGATTGCTGCTGCTTCGTCAATTAATAGTAAGTCACACTGCGGTTGTTCGCTCAGTAGTTGATCAGGCGCCACATAGTGCATGTTTGCAATGTGTTTATCGCCTAACTGATACTCAAGATTAAGTGCACTCGCTAAGTGCTTAAAGCTGCTGTGCAAAGCACGAAATTGCGTAGCGCAAATAAGTATGTTTTTATCACTGAGTTTACTAGCTGCAATGCCTAATGCGGCTGATTTTCCTCTTCCCCGATCTGCATTAATTAATAATGGTCGATTTGCTCGTCCGTTCGCCGTTTTTATTATTAATTCCACACACTGTTGCTGCTCGGTAAAGTCAATTTCACCAGTTGATTGGTTAGTATCGACAATGCACTGCCAGCCATTTTGCTGGCTAAAATGCAGTAAAGTAGTTTTGCTGAGTAAGTGTGCTAAGCGTTGGTTAAAAAAGCTGTAAGGGTGCATTTGCCCAAAAGATTGAAATAAGGGAAGGGCGTCATCACACCAGTGTTTAAGTGCTTCAAGTTCGGGTAGCAATATAATTAAAAACCCGCCTGCTTGCACAACGCCACTGAGGGCGGCTAGTTTATCTGGTACCAGTCCACTGAAGCCATCGTAAACGGCGTGTGCGTACTCTTGCCCTAAAATTTGGTGGGTATGCTCTGGCCACTGTGCATTGACTAAATGAGTGCTTTTTGAAAGCACAAAGGAGGGCTGTTGTAAATGAGCAAGCAGCTGAGTGCTTTGCTCATAACACCAGCTCTTATCGCCTGTAAGCAGCAGTAATTGACGATGTTTCGCATTCGCTAGTTGTTGCTGTACACGCTCTATAACGCGGTTAAACGGCTTGTAATCTTGCATAAGCCGTTACTAACCACTTACTGCCTAAGTCGTCAAAGTTAACTTGTACGCGAGATTGTGCGCCACTGCCTTCGTAGTTGAGCACGGTGCCAATGCCAAACTTTGCATGCAGCACGCGTTGACCTAAGTTAAATCCGCTTTCTTCAAATGCAGCATGGCTGACCGATGCGCTAAAGCGACCGGCTGCTGGCGGGCGAGACACTTGTGTTTTAATACGAATTTCTTCTACGCAGTCTTCTGGTATTTCACGTAAAAAGCGCGATGGGCTGTGATATTTTTCTTGGCCATATAAACGGCGACTTTCGGCATGGCTTATATACAGCTTATCCATAGCACGGGTCATACCCACATAACAAAGGCGGCGCTCTTCTTCTAAACGGCCGGTTTCTTCATTACTTTGTTGTGATGGGAACATGCCCTCTTCAACACCGACCATAAACACTAAAGGAAACTCCAAACCTTTAGCTGAGTGAAGCGTCATCATTTGTACCGCATCTTCATGCTCATCGGCTTGGCCTTCGCCCGACTCAAGTGAGGTATAGGCTAAAAAGCCTTGTAGTGGTGAGCTAAATTCTTCCTCTTCAGGGAGTTCATACTGATCGCAGGCGCTAATTAATTCTTCTAAGTTTTCTACCCGAGCACGGCCTTTCTCGCCTTTTTCAGCCTGATACATAGCCATTAACCCTGAGGTTTGAATCGCGTATTTAGCTTGCTCATGCAACGTTAAGTCACTAATTTTATCTTCAATATGCTCAATAAGTTCGACAAACTTTGCAACCGCCCCTGATGCACGACCCGATAAATGCTGTTGTTCTACAATGGCTTTAGCAGCATACC
Coding sequences within it:
- a CDS encoding ABC transporter substrate-binding protein, whose product is MSAFRIIIHLSITFIAFALGQPLAYAEQDNSKVIKLGMSTALSGPAQNIGQQLHKGSSVYFNKLNNAGGINGAQILLLVANDNYEPKQTVNNTRTFIYSDKVDALFGAMGTPTSHAIIPLLEQSQVPFLMPFSGASFLYEKSRANVFNLRASYNDEAAEQIKYLVEERKHTKIGLFIQADEFGLYVESGLRKELAKYDLSPVKVARYQRNSHDVESALNTLQASGVTAICLVGTYAPLGEFINSAHAKNFTPDYTSVSFVPSSDLFDEVTTPSSIMVTEIVPNPLTCNDDFCNEFLADMLVNKITKPNRLHFEGYINAMAFSRAAENCKLPLKRSCLMKELNSLLINDKIVKKLFLDIENQNKRNVYRSYYVNK
- a CDS encoding GNAT family N-acetyltransferase, whose protein sequence is MQDYKPFNRVIERVQQQLANAKHRQLLLLTGDKSWCYEQSTQLLAHLQQPSFVLSKSTHLVNAQWPEHTHQILGQEYAHAVYDGFSGLVPDKLAALSGVVQAGGFLIILLPELEALKHWCDDALPLFQSFGQMHPYSFFNQRLAHLLSKTTLLHFSQQNGWQCIVDTNQSTGEIDFTEQQQCVELIIKTANGRANRPLLINADRGRGKSAALGIAASKLSDKNILICATQFRALHSSFKHLASALNLEYQLGDKHIANMHYVAPDQLLSEQPQCDLLLIDEAAAIPVPILIKILHLYPRVVFSSTMVGYEGNGRGYILKFTRYLKTHFKNMRSINLEQPIRFAKHDPLEQHLRTLLALDAEHHSTSLNNAPLQFKHVQANQLASNETLLHQVIGLLTLAHYQTSVNDLRHLLDAAGQRLFICQQGDNILGLCLVAIEGGFNTSLSNEVAQGKRRPQGHLMAQSLAQLSFNAEVLKQHCARVVRIAIDPELHNKQLGTQLLKYCEQQLQTECDWLGASFGANAQLLSFWQKNDFNLVKLGFQKDKATGEHSALVVKSLTNSDQLQERLTAQFEADFPLQLLSHFSQLDCKLVAKIVSCFNTHTNSIADQSRLKSMLASDYQLFNIKPLLWRSFWASPLSLPNDEDNFQSVFIRLILQNWTPKNIQIELGLNGTKSFNALIKKAVNNWYERISHNNTP
- a CDS encoding chemotaxis protein codes for the protein MDLINFKVGYKTISLKILDILLTEQFNNNLTVLPNDNKSFLGVKDYMGIPTPVFDLGIILNGVSTEHSNLDALKQLKSWQKQLMAWFNKLEQELLVSQNSLKASQYELADFEQFYTEFKTDNDELKNTMSRFDEPFKSLLHKLTSAISAYKQGNSKQVSTQLEIIRRHELIHLERLFDSAIEQITLDYKPIIVFTTKDGMTPHVGLLVDKVEDNIEYKKEDIKPLDKLTEVGFDIDPQTRNMMYGLIKLADKHSVLIDPSAIFKPKDLETPDNAPEQETEAYGLF